In a single window of the bacterium genome:
- a CDS encoding OB-fold nucleic acid binding domain-containing protein, with product MYHLKDRVLSVALLLLVGVTVARADPSLSVRALIQDPEQFDGKIVTVTGTVNDYQERMSKAGNPYTTFRLADRAATVAVFAWNHQGLSNGDRVQVTGTFEKVKRVAGYTFGNEIEANRIEGLK from the coding sequence ATGTACCACCTCAAGGACAGGGTGCTTTCCGTGGCGTTACTGCTTCTGGTCGGCGTCACCGTCGCGCGAGCAGACCCGTCCCTCAGCGTCCGCGCGCTTATCCAAGACCCCGAGCAATTTGATGGGAAAATCGTCACCGTGACGGGGACCGTGAACGACTACCAAGAGCGAATGTCTAAAGCGGGAAACCCGTACACCACGTTTCGCCTCGCGGATAGAGCGGCTACGGTGGCGGTGTTCGCCTGGAACCATCAGGGGCTCTCGAACGGGGATAGGGTGCAGGTCACCGGTACGTTCGAGAAGGTCAAGCGGGTGGCCGGTTACACCTTCGGCAACGAGATCGAAGCCAACCGCATCGAGGGGCTCAAGTAG
- a CDS encoding pyridoxamine 5'-phosphate oxidase family protein, giving the protein MAEQLGDAHIHRFLATKEVVVLATVQPDGSPLATPVWFLHRVNTLTMISETATQKVRNLRRDRRVCVVADSGTRSDNQGVIIRGYAEFLPESTEQQALVEALLEKYHPDLRHRWGGGVMPQDRVMFRIVAQHVRSWGLSP; this is encoded by the coding sequence GTGGCTGAACAGCTGGGTGACGCACACATTCACCGGTTTCTCGCGACAAAGGAAGTCGTTGTGCTCGCGACGGTCCAGCCGGACGGCTCTCCCCTTGCCACGCCGGTGTGGTTCCTGCACCGGGTGAATACCCTGACGATGATCAGCGAGACAGCCACCCAGAAGGTCAGGAATCTCCGGCGCGATCGCCGGGTCTGCGTGGTCGCGGATTCCGGGACACGATCGGACAATCAAGGCGTCATCATCCGTGGATACGCAGAGTTCCTCCCTGAGTCAACGGAGCAACAGGCGCTGGTCGAAGCGCTTCTGGAAAAGTACCACCCGGACCTCCGGCACCGGTGGGGAGGTGGAGTGATGCCGCAGGACCGGGTGATGTTCCGGATCGTCGCACAGCACGTGCGAAGTTGGGGGCTATCTCCTTAA